In a single window of the Helicoverpa zea isolate HzStark_Cry1AcR chromosome 9, ilHelZeax1.1, whole genome shotgun sequence genome:
- the LOC124633446 gene encoding uncharacterized protein LOC124633446 produces MPNIKEETVQKWISEYPELLYDHASRSIYCSKCESHITAKKCNINRHVEGAVHKGTFKRPPEEFYSDLIKFLVLCNIPWSQMKNPAFKEFFQKSICTVCCCTCTSRKVPDESLLRKVYLDKVFTNKIKTIYEKNQTEKLWISLDETTDFLGRNIVHFLIKPLHENISNRPYLIACKMLEVVNGQTIANFVIQCLENLWQNSFEEKVDNILILCTDSVAYMISAGQKLKCYLPQLKHVTCFAHALHRVSEQIRMEYNDVDILISNVKKIFLKAPSRVRIFKRKYPDLPLPPQPIITRWGTWLEAASYYAKHFDAIKDVLSHLCSSDAIAIRNAKNILQKENIQNELQYIDEYFSVIPFALKELQKHHLTLSDSFLILDTVRTCINECASENIKNKIEKVIERNPDIDILREWSEKIVRNETDDQILLKCKFAPMTSTDVERSFSIYKWIMDVKRNTLKMDNIEKLMVIYFNSVDGDGFFSEELVDDETSSSTGLE; encoded by the coding sequence ATGCCAAATATCAAGGAAGAAACAGTACAAAAGTGGATATCCGAATATCCAGAGCTGTTATACGACCACGCTAGTCGTTCAATATATTGCTCGAAGTGCGAGAGCCATATAACGGCGAAAAAATGTAACATCAATAGACATGTCGAAGGAGCCGTGCACAAGGGAACGTTTAAACGGCCTCCGGAGGAATTTTATTCCGACCTGATCAAGTTTCTGGTTCTGTGCAATATTCCCTGGTCGCAGATGAAAAATCCAGCATTCAAGGAGTTTTTTCAGAAATCTATCTGTACTGTTTGTTGTTGTACTTGTACTAGTCGTAAAGTACCCGATGAGTCGCTGTTACGAAAAGTATATTTAGATAAAGTTTttactaacaaaatcaaaacaatttatgaaaaaaatcaaactgAAAAATTGTGGATATCATTAGACGAGACAACAGATTTTTTAGGTAGAAATATTGtacattttttgataaaaccatTGCATGAGAATATCTCAAATCGGCCATATTTAATTGCCTGCAAGATGTTAGAGGTGGTTAATGGACAAACCATTGCCAACTTTGTAATACAGTGTCTTGAAAATCTATGGCAAAACTCGTTTGAAGAAAaagttgataatattttaatactatgtACTGATAGTGTAGCATATATGATATCTGCAGGGCAAAAATTGAAATGCTATTTACCACAATTAAAACATGTAACATGTTTTGCTCACGCACTTCATCGTGTTTCTGAGCAAATTCGAATGGAATATAATGATGTGGATATTTTGatatcaaatgtaaaaaaaatatttctaaaagcgCCAAGCCGTGTTcgcatttttaaaagaaaatacccTGACTTACCACTACCTCCACAACCAATTATTACAAGGTGGGGTACTTGGTTGGAGGCAGCATCATACTACGCAAAACATTTTGATGCAATAAAAGATGTTTTGTCTCATTTATGCAGCTCTGATGCAATAGCTATCCGAAACgcgaaaaacatattacaaaaagaaaacatacaaaacgAGTTACAATATATAgatgaatatttttcagttatacCGTTTGCTTTAAAAGAATTACAAAAGCACCACTTGACGCTAAgtgattcatttttaatattagatacAGTCAGAACTTGTATAAATGAGTGTGcatcagaaaatattaaaaataaaattgaaaaagttataGAAAGAAATCCGGATATAGATATATTACGAGAATGGAGTGAAAAAATTGTAAGAAATGAAACAGATgaccaaattttattgaaatgcaaATTTGCTCCAATGACCTCAACAGATGTCGAACGTTCATTTTCCATATATAAATGGATTATGGAtgtaaaaagaaatacattaaaaatggaTAATATAGAAAAACTGATGGTCATTTATTTCAATTCCGTAGATGGTGATGGGTTTTTCAGCGAAGAATTGGTAGACGATGAAACATCATCGTCTACCGGtttagaataa